TCGGCCGCTCGGCCTGAAACGGCGGCAGGGCGCCGCGATCTGCTCAAGATGGGCCTGATGGCCGGCCCGGCGGCGCTGGTTGCGGCCACGCCGCGGGTGCGGGCCAAGGACATCGTGAGCCCGAGCACCACGCCGTTCCTGGAGCCGCTGCCGATCATGCCGGTGCTGCCGGAGCGCGCGCTCACCGATCCGGCTTTCAAGCTCAAGCCGCGGGCCCAGCCGAACCGGGACATCAATCCGGCCACCGGCCTGCCGTACGAGGGCCGAGGCGAGGCGCACCAGTTCCGCGGCAGGAATCCGCCGCAGTTCTTCTACGCCCAGCGTTTCGGTGCGGTGCCGCCGGTGTCGATCCATCCGCAACTGCAGAAACAGCGCAACTTCTGGGGCTCGAATCTGGGCGGCGCCGACCTGTCGGTCGACCCGCCGATGACGCCGATGCCCACCATCGTCAGCCGCTACCAGGCCGGCGCCAACACCGCCATCCTGGTGCGGCGCTTCAACGACCTGCCGGCGGGCATCCCGAGCGGGGGGTTCGGCAAGAACCAGATGTCGACCCACTTCCACAACTTCCACTCGGCGCCCGACAGCGACGGCGGGCCGTGCGATCCGCGCCTGGGCGGCCTGGCCGAGGATCCGTACACGCAGGGCCGCTTCTTCTTTCCCGGCCAGTACTACGACTACTACTACAACATGAAGCGGGCCGGCTTCCTCAATGCCGACACGCCCGACGGCGACGTGCGCGAGACGCTCGGCACCTGCTGGTATCACGACCACCGCGAGGCGCACACCGCCGAGAACGTCTACAAGGGCATCGCCGGCTTCCACCTGATCTTCAACGAACACGACACCGGCGACGAGCGCACCGGGTTCCGCCTGCCGAGCTTTCCGGCCTTCGACATCCCGGTGCTGGTGACCGACCTGCTGATCGATCCGAACACCGAGCAGGCGGTCTTCGACGTGCTCGACGACGACGGCCACATCGGCGACAAGTACGTGGTCAACGGCAAGATCCAGCCGTACTGCGAGGTGTTCCAGCGCCGCTACCGCTTCCGCGTGCTCAACATCGGCCCCTCGCGCTTTCACCAGCTGTTCCTCACCAACCCGGACAACCCGCGCCAGTCGATCCCGTTCTGGCAGATCTCCAGCGACGGCAACCTGCTGCCCAAGCCGCTGCAGGTGACCAGCGTGAGGCTCTCGTGCGCCGAACGCGCCGACCTGATCTTCGATTTCCGCAAGCTCACCGCACCCGGTGGCCCGGCCGCCGGCGCCACCCGCCTGTGGCTGGAGAACCGGCTGCTGCAGGACAACGGCCGCGGTCCCGAAGACGAGCTGTTGAGCGCCGGCCGCGCCGCCAATGCGCTGATCGAGTTCCGCATCGGCGCGGTGGTGGCTGACGACAGCGTCGACCCGGCCACGATCACGAGCTTCGCGCCGATCACGCTGCCGCCGCTGCAGACGCCGCGCATCACGCGCACCTTCGAGTGGGGCCGCGGCAATGGTGGCTGGGTGGTGAACGACCGGCCGATGAGCTGCGACGAGATCCGCTTCACGATGAAACGCGGCGCGATGGAGCGCTGGATCTACCGCACCGGCGGCGGCTGGTCGCACCCGATCCACCACCACTTCGTCGAGGGCCGAATCATCAAGCGCAACGGCCGGGCGATCCCGCCCACGTCACCCGAGTTCGGGCGCAAGGACGTGGTCTGGCTGGGCGAGGGCGACGAGGTCGAGTACTGGGTCAAGGCCACCGACTACCTCGGCGTGTACCCGATCCACTGCCACAACGTCGTGCACGAGGACAAGGGAATGATGATGCTGTTCGCGGTCGACACCGTCGGCGACGACAACACCAAGCCCTGAACGCCCCGCCTGATCTGCACTGGAGAACCCCCATGCTCGAAGGAAACCTGCGGCGGGCGCTGATCGGCGCCTCGCTGTTCGCCGGTGCCGGCCTGGTGTCGGCCATCGCCACGCCCGCGCGCGCCGAAGACCCGCGCGAACGCCTGCGCCGCAAGCGCCTGCACAACCTGCCCCTGCTCACCCAGGACGGCCGGACGGTGCGCTTCTACGACGACGTGGTGAAGGACCGCAAGGTCGTCATCAGCGTGATGTACACCGGCTGCAGCAACATCTGCACGCCCGCCACCCGCAACCTGATGGAGGCGCGCGAACGCCTCGGCGACTTCGGCCGCGACATCCATTTCGTCTCGATCTCGCTGACCCCGCTGACCGACACGCCCGCCGAACTGCGCGCCTACAAGAAGGCCCACGGCATCGGCGCCGACTGGACCTTCCTGACCGGCAAGCCGGCGCACGTCGAACAGGTCACGCGCGGCCTCGGCCTGCTCAGCGAAGACCCGGCCGACGACCTGCTGAGCCACTCGGGCAGCGCCGTCATCGCCGACGAGAAGCTCCTGAAATGGGGCCACGGCTCGACCCTGACGGGCGGCCGCGCGCTGGCGCGCATGATCCGCTTCGAGCTGGTCTGACGGCGGCTCAGACCCAGCCCAGCGCGCCCAGCAGCGCGCCGGCCGCCAGCAGCCACAGCAGGTGCACGCCGGTGGCCCACACCGCCCAGGCCGCGGCGGCGCTCAGCGCCCACATCGGCCAGTGCGGCAGCAGCGGCCCGCTGGCCAGGTTGAGCACCGCGGCGGTGGCCAGCATCATGCCGATCACCAGCGGCGCCATGCCCTGCTTGAAGGCGCGCACGGCGCGGTCGTCGCGGTGGCGGCGGGCCCAGCGGGTGGCGGTCAGCGTCAGCACCGAACTCGGCAGCAGCGCGCCCGACAGGCTCAGCAGCAGGCCCGCCGTGGCGGTCGCGTAGCCGCCGGCGTTCAAGCCGGTCGTGGCCCCGGCATTGAGCCCGACGTGCCAGCCGACCAGGCCGACGAACAGCAGGTTGGGCCCCGGCGCGGCCTGCGCCAGCGCGATCGAGGCGCTGAACTGGCCGTCGCTCAGCCAATGGTGATCGAGCACCAGGCGGCGGTGCAGGTCGGAGGCCACCGTGATCGCGCCGCCCACCGACAGCAGCGACAGCGCCGCGAAGTGGCCCAGCAGCTGCAGCCAGTCGAGCCAATGCAGCGGGATCGGCGTCATGGACGCGGCTCCGAGCCGGTGGACGTGGCCGGCGCGGGTGCTGCGGGCGAAGTGTGCGAAGTGGGCGTTGCGATCGGCACGGCGGCGGCGCTCTGCACGCGGCCGAGCCGCCAGCCCGCCACCAGGCACGCCGGCAGCCCGATGCCCAGCAGCACCCACGGCAGCGGCACGCGCAGCAGCACGATCGCGCCGAAGGTCAGCGCGCCCACCAGCGCCGCGGTCGGTCGGCCGAGCACGTTGCTGCGCAGCGCGCCGGCCAGCTTCAGCGCGGTGGCCACGATCAGCCCGGCCGCCACCGCGCCCATGCCGCGCAGCGCACCCTGCACGGCGGCCAGGTGCTGGAACTGCGCGAACGCCAGCGTCAGCGCCATCAGCAGCAGCAGCGGGAACAGCAGCAGGCCGAGCATCGCCGCCAGCGCGCCGCGCAGGCCGAAGTGGCGGTCGCCGATCATCAGCGACAGGTTGATGACGTTGGGCCCCGGCAGCACCTGCGCCACCGCCCAGTCCTCGACAAAACCCTCGCGGCTGAGCCACTGGCGGCGCTCGACCAGCTCGCGCTGCACGATCGCGAGCACGCCGCCGAAGCCCTGCAGCGCCATCACCGAGAAAGCCCAGAACAGCTCGCCGACGGACCGCGGTGCGGCGGGCGCCTCGGGGATCGGAGGGTGGGCGGGGGCGGATGGCGGGTTGGGTGGCATCTCAAAATGGTAACGATCGCGGCAGCCCGCCGCAGCGCACCGTTCAGTCGGTGCCGAGCGCCTCGTGCACCCAGCGCGCAGCCGCGTCCGGCGCCTGGAACTCGTCCACCGAGCGCGCCGGTATCGCCGGGTGGCGGGCGTTCCACATCCGCGCCAGCGTGTTGCCCGGGCCGACTTCGAGCACGCAGCGCACCCGCCGCTCGGCCACCGTGTCCATGCAGCGGTCCCACGGCACGGTGGCGGCGATCTGCGCGGCCAGCGCCTGGCGCAGTGCGTCGACCGTGCGCAGCGTCGTGCCGGTGTGGTTGCAGACCAGCGCCACACGCGGGCGCTCGAAGGGCCGCGCCGCCAGCGCCTCGGCCAGCCGAGGCACGCCGGCGGCCATCCACGGCGTGTGCGAGGCGATGCTCACGGCCAGGCGCGTGCAGCTGGCGCCGGCCGCGCCGGCTTCGTCTTCGGCGGCTTGCAAATCGCTGCGCAAGCCACCGACGATGACGCGATCGGCGCCGATGCGGATCGCCACCGCCAGCGCGTGCCGGCGGCACAGGTCGTCGATCGCTCCGGGTGCCGCGCCGCTGATCGACAGCAGGCCGGTGGGCTGGCCTTGCACGCACTCGTCCATCAGCCGCGCCCGCAACGACGCCATCGCCAGCGCGTCGTCGGCACCGAACACGCCCGCCGCGCTGAACGCCGCCAGCTCGCCGACGCTGTAACCCGCCACCACCGCCGGCGCGGGCAACAGCGGCTGCAGCTGCTGCCAGGCCGCCAGGCTGAGGCCGGTGAGCAGCGTCTGCGCCACCTCGTTGCGGGTGGCCCAGGCGCTGTCGGCCAGGCGGTTGCGCCAGTCGGCGCCGAGCCGGGATTCCAGCAGTGCCAGCGCGGGCAGCGGCGCGCAGCCGTGTCCCAGCCACGGCAGCATGTCGGGGTGTTGCGTGCCCTGGCCGGGGAACAGCAGGCCCAGGGTCATGACGGCCCCTCGGCCGGCTTGGGAGCGGCCCGGCGCTCGGCCCGCTGCGGACCGGTTCTCATGTCGACGCGCAGACCTTGTGCACCCAGCAGGCCGCGGCCAGCACGTCGGCGGCACCACCTGGCGACAGGCGGCGCGCGACGAAGTCGTGGTGGATCGCTTGTGCGTGGGCGATCGCGTCCGGCCGCGCCGCACCGCCAGCGGCGAGGAAACCGGCCGCCATCTGTTGGGCGTGGCGCAGGCCGGCCAGCCCGCCGCGGTGCGCCAGGTTGGTGTCGTCGAGCGCGGCCATGACGGCGAACAGCGTCTGCAATCGGGCGTGACGTGTGTTCAGGCCATTCGCCAGCGCCTGGTGCAGCGCCGGCATGGCCACCTCGAACAGCACCGGGAAGCCGTCTGCCGCCTCTTCGCCGACACCACGCAGGCCGTGGTTCAGCGCCGCACGCTGGCCGTTCGAATCACGGCTGTGCGTGCAGCGCTCGCGCAGCGCCGGCCCCCAGCCGTCGACCAGGCTGCGGCGCAGCGTGGCGGGTGCGAGCGGCTCGCCGCGCGCCAGCAGCCGCCCGGCGGCGGCGCACAGCAGGCCGAGGCTGAAGACCGCGCCGCGGTGGGTGTTGATGCCGGCGGTGGCCTGCAGCATGCGGCGTTCCGCCTCGATGCCGGCCTGCTCCAGCTCGGCAAACACGGCCTGGCGCGCGCCCAGTGCGGCGATCTGCGCAAAGTAGTGGCGCAGCGCGAACAGGCTGCGCAGGAAGGTGCCGGCGTCCATGTCCGTGTGGCTGCCGCTGTCGACGAACGACACCAGCCCGGGCTTGGGCGCGAGCGCCAGCTCGTCGTACAGCGCGACGGTGGCGGCGCGGCCGACGCGCTGCAGCGTCTCGGCCGCCAGCGGGCTGGATACGTGCGGCAGCCCTCGATCGGCAGCGCGTTCAAGGCGGTGCTTCATCGGACCCGCTCCGCGCCGGTCCGCGGCAGCCAATCGGTGCCCGACGCCAGCGCCACGCCCTGCAGGCGCTTGACGAGGATCTGCGCGACCCGCCCGGCGCGCCAGTCCCGCCACTCGCGCCAGGCCACCGCGCTGCCATCGACAAAACCGAGTTCGCCGTCGAGCCGTGGCGCGTCGATGCCGGCCTCGGCCAGAAGGGCCGCCGTGGCATCTGCCAGCAGGGCCGCGGCGGCATCGGCGGCGTGCGCATCGGGCACCGGCACGAACAGGTCGAGGTCGGATTGCGCGCGCAGGTAGGCGAGCCCGGTCAGCTGCTGCCAGCCGTGGCTGCCGTAGACCTGCGCGTGCAGACCCAGCGCGCCGAGCTGATCGCACAGCCGGCGCCACGGCGCCTGCGCGGCATCAGGCAGTTGCCCGGTGATGTCGATGGCGGCTGGAAACTCGCCCACGGCCCGCACCGCCGAGCGCGCCACCGCGAGGCTCAGGCGCTGGCGCTGCCAGCAGGTCGGCGCCGGCAGGCCGAGGTGGATCGCCTCGGCGTCGGCTGCGGATTCGGGCTGACGGGTGACAACCAGCGGCAGATCGTGCGCGGCCCAGTGCGCCAGGCAAGGCCGGGCCGACTCGGCGTGCGTCTGCGCCAGCACGGTTTGCCAGCCCGCGGGCGAGAGCCGCACCAGCTGGTGGCGACGCAAGGCGAGCGGTGGCCGTGACATGTCGGCGTTGCGGGCGTGGGTGATCACGGCGGGGATGAAGGCCATCTGGGCTCAAGCCGCGTCAAGCACCCGCTGTACCACCGCCGCCGCGAGCTGGCGCCCGCCGCGCTCGGCACCGTCGGCGGCGCGCACGTCGTCGGTCGGCGCGTGGGCCAGCGCATCACGCAAGGCGGCGGCCAGGTCGCCCGACCACAGCGCGCGGATGCCGCCCATCGCGACGTAGTTCTGCACGCCGGGCGCGAACACCGGGTTGTCCTTCGACAGCGCGGTCAGCCGCTCCTCGGAGATCTTGGTCACCCGCGCCATCGCCGGGATGCGCATGACGCGGATTTCGGCCTCGGGCAGCGCGTAGCAGGCGTCGGCGATCAGTCCCGAGGTGATGAAACCGCCCGACAGCGCCTGGTCGTAGACCAGCCCGATGACGCGGTGGCCCTGGCGCCGCGCCTGGTCGATGCAGCAGCCCAGGTGCGCCATCGCGCGGTTGATGCCGAGCAGCTCGTCGCGGCGTCGCAGCTGCTGGCCCTGGGTGTCGATCAGCAGCACGATGGCGCGGCCCGGGTGCAAGGCCAGTGTGTCGAGCACCGCACGGGCCTGGCGCAATGCCAGCGCCACGCCGATCGGTGCATGGCCGGTGGTGCCGACGATCGCGAGCGTGGCGCCGTCGAGCTGCGCCGTGCCGTGCAGGAAATCGCCGTCCGCCTGCACCGCGTGCGCGTCGCCGAACAGCCGCTGCAGGAGCGTGTGCCAGTCCATCGTCAAGCTCCTTGCGGGGTGGTGGTCGTCGTGGTGGCGGCGCTGCGCAAGGCGCACAGCTCGGCGGCATCGAGGTCGCTCACCTGCTCGGCGCGTGGCACGCCCAGCTGGCGCCACAAGGCCAGCGCGTCGGCGCCCGCCGGGGCATCGGCCAGGCGCTGCGCCAGCAGGCGGTGTTCGCGCTCCAGCTCGGCGGCATCCATCGGCCGGCGCCGGTCGAGTGCCGCGATGGCCGCGGCGCGGAAAGCCGCCACGTCGTCGTCGACCAGGTCGTCGCAGTCGCCGCAGAGCCAGCGGTGTTTGCCGCCGGTGGTGCGCCAGACCAGCGCGCGGTCGCGCGAGTCGAATTCGTCGACGCCGTGCGAGGCTTCGATCACCTCGGGGCCCGACATCGCCAGCCGGCCGATGTCGCTGATGATCAGGTGGTCGGCGCAGCGCGCCACGATGCCCATGCCGCCGAAGCAGCCGTTGGCGCCGCCGATCAGCACGATCACCGGGATGCCGGCGGCGCGCACGTCGAGCAGCGCGCGCATCACCTCCGACACCGCGATCAGCCCGGCATTGGCCTCGTGCAGCCGCACGCCGCCGGATTCGGCCAGCAGCAGCACGGCGGCCGGGCGGTCACGGAGCGCGCGTTTGAACAAGCCGACCAGCTTGGCGCCGTGCACCTCGCCGACGCCGCCGCCCATGAACGCGCCTTCCTGCGAGGCGACGAAGACCACCTGCCCGTCGAGCCGGCCGCGGCCGATCACCACGCCGTCGTCGAACGACGAGGGCACACCCAGCTGCGCGAGGTGCGGGCTGGTGAGCCGCTCGGACGGCGGCAGCCACTCGTGGAAGGCGCCGTCATCGAGCAACAGCTTGACGCGCTCGCGGGCGCTGCATTCGGCGTAGCTGAGGCTCATAGCTGTGCTCCCCGCGCGCCCTGCATCTGCGCCACCGCCTGCTCCAGCCGCAGGCTGACGACTGCCGGC
This portion of the Leptothrix cholodnii SP-6 genome encodes:
- a CDS encoding multicopper oxidase family protein — translated: MGLMAGPAALVAATPRVRAKDIVSPSTTPFLEPLPIMPVLPERALTDPAFKLKPRAQPNRDINPATGLPYEGRGEAHQFRGRNPPQFFYAQRFGAVPPVSIHPQLQKQRNFWGSNLGGADLSVDPPMTPMPTIVSRYQAGANTAILVRRFNDLPAGIPSGGFGKNQMSTHFHNFHSAPDSDGGPCDPRLGGLAEDPYTQGRFFFPGQYYDYYYNMKRAGFLNADTPDGDVRETLGTCWYHDHREAHTAENVYKGIAGFHLIFNEHDTGDERTGFRLPSFPAFDIPVLVTDLLIDPNTEQAVFDVLDDDGHIGDKYVVNGKIQPYCEVFQRRYRFRVLNIGPSRFHQLFLTNPDNPRQSIPFWQISSDGNLLPKPLQVTSVRLSCAERADLIFDFRKLTAPGGPAAGATRLWLENRLLQDNGRGPEDELLSAGRAANALIEFRIGAVVADDSVDPATITSFAPITLPPLQTPRITRTFEWGRGNGGWVVNDRPMSCDEIRFTMKRGAMERWIYRTGGGWSHPIHHHFVEGRIIKRNGRAIPPTSPEFGRKDVVWLGEGDEVEYWVKATDYLGVYPIHCHNVVHEDKGMMMLFAVDTVGDDNTKP
- a CDS encoding SCO family protein; translated protein: MLEGNLRRALIGASLFAGAGLVSAIATPARAEDPRERLRRKRLHNLPLLTQDGRTVRFYDDVVKDRKVVISVMYTGCSNICTPATRNLMEARERLGDFGRDIHFVSISLTPLTDTPAELRAYKKAHGIGADWTFLTGKPAHVEQVTRGLGLLSEDPADDLLSHSGSAVIADEKLLKWGHGSTLTGGRALARMIRFELV
- a CDS encoding chromate transporter is translated as MTPIPLHWLDWLQLLGHFAALSLLSVGGAITVASDLHRRLVLDHHWLSDGQFSASIALAQAAPGPNLLFVGLVGWHVGLNAGATTGLNAGGYATATAGLLLSLSGALLPSSVLTLTATRWARRHRDDRAVRAFKQGMAPLVIGMMLATAAVLNLASGPLLPHWPMWALSAAAAWAVWATGVHLLWLLAAGALLGALGWV
- a CDS encoding chromate transporter, translated to MPPNPPSAPAHPPIPEAPAAPRSVGELFWAFSVMALQGFGGVLAIVQRELVERRQWLSREGFVEDWAVAQVLPGPNVINLSLMIGDRHFGLRGALAAMLGLLLFPLLLLMALTLAFAQFQHLAAVQGALRGMGAVAAGLIVATALKLAGALRSNVLGRPTAALVGALTFGAIVLLRVPLPWVLLGIGLPACLVAGWRLGRVQSAAAVPIATPTSHTSPAAPAPATSTGSEPRP
- a CDS encoding ACP S-malonyltransferase encodes the protein MTLGLLFPGQGTQHPDMLPWLGHGCAPLPALALLESRLGADWRNRLADSAWATRNEVAQTLLTGLSLAAWQQLQPLLPAPAVVAGYSVGELAAFSAAGVFGADDALAMASLRARLMDECVQGQPTGLLSISGAAPGAIDDLCRRHALAVAIRIGADRVIVGGLRSDLQAAEDEAGAAGASCTRLAVSIASHTPWMAAGVPRLAEALAARPFERPRVALVCNHTGTTLRTVDALRQALAAQIAATVPWDRCMDTVAERRVRCVLEVGPGNTLARMWNARHPAIPARSVDEFQAPDAAARWVHEALGTD
- the mdcB gene encoding triphosphoribosyl-dephospho-CoA synthase MdcB; protein product: MKHRLERAADRGLPHVSSPLAAETLQRVGRAATVALYDELALAPKPGLVSFVDSGSHTDMDAGTFLRSLFALRHYFAQIAALGARQAVFAELEQAGIEAERRMLQATAGINTHRGAVFSLGLLCAAAGRLLARGEPLAPATLRRSLVDGWGPALRERCTHSRDSNGQRAALNHGLRGVGEEAADGFPVLFEVAMPALHQALANGLNTRHARLQTLFAVMAALDDTNLAHRGGLAGLRHAQQMAAGFLAAGGAARPDAIAHAQAIHHDFVARRLSPGGAADVLAAACWVHKVCAST
- the mdcG gene encoding malonate decarboxylase holo-[acyl-carrier-protein] synthase, with the translated sequence MAFIPAVITHARNADMSRPPLALRRHQLVRLSPAGWQTVLAQTHAESARPCLAHWAAHDLPLVVTRQPESAADAEAIHLGLPAPTCWQRQRLSLAVARSAVRAVGEFPAAIDITGQLPDAAQAPWRRLCDQLGALGLHAQVYGSHGWQQLTGLAYLRAQSDLDLFVPVPDAHAADAAAALLADATAALLAEAGIDAPRLDGELGFVDGSAVAWREWRDWRAGRVAQILVKRLQGVALASGTDWLPRTGAERVR
- the mdcE gene encoding biotin-independent malonate decarboxylase subunit gamma; translated protein: MDWHTLLQRLFGDAHAVQADGDFLHGTAQLDGATLAIVGTTGHAPIGVALALRQARAVLDTLALHPGRAIVLLIDTQGQQLRRRDELLGINRAMAHLGCCIDQARRQGHRVIGLVYDQALSGGFITSGLIADACYALPEAEIRVMRIPAMARVTKISEERLTALSKDNPVFAPGVQNYVAMGGIRALWSGDLAAALRDALAHAPTDDVRAADGAERGGRQLAAAVVQRVLDAA
- a CDS encoding biotin-independent malonate decarboxylase subunit beta produces the protein MSLSYAECSARERVKLLLDDGAFHEWLPPSERLTSPHLAQLGVPSSFDDGVVIGRGRLDGQVVFVASQEGAFMGGGVGEVHGAKLVGLFKRALRDRPAAVLLLAESGGVRLHEANAGLIAVSEVMRALLDVRAAGIPVIVLIGGANGCFGGMGIVARCADHLIISDIGRLAMSGPEVIEASHGVDEFDSRDRALVWRTTGGKHRWLCGDCDDLVDDDVAAFRAAAIAALDRRRPMDAAELEREHRLLAQRLADAPAGADALALWRQLGVPRAEQVSDLDAAELCALRSAATTTTTTPQGA